A single region of the Changchengzhania lutea genome encodes:
- a CDS encoding bifunctional 5,10-methylenetetrahydrofolate dehydrogenase/5,10-methenyltetrahydrofolate cyclohydrolase gives MTILDGKKVSNDIKNEIAAEVQKMKDKGEKVPHLAAIIVGNDGASLTYVGSKVKACERVGFESTLVKMSNTTSEIELLDKIKELNTNPDIDGFIVQLPLPPQINTQKVLLAVNPDKDVDGFHPMNFGKMALDMSTFIPATPFGILELLDRYGVETNGKHTVVIGRSHIVGRPMSILMGRKGFPGNSTVTLTHSHTKNITQITSQADIIISALGVPDFLKAEMVKDDVVIIDVGITRVPDESKPRGYRITGDVDFANVSKKASFITPVPGGVGPMTIAMLLKNTLLAREQHMM, from the coding sequence ATGACAATTTTAGACGGAAAAAAAGTTAGTAACGATATTAAAAATGAGATTGCTGCCGAAGTTCAGAAAATGAAGGACAAAGGTGAAAAAGTGCCTCATCTTGCAGCCATTATTGTTGGGAATGACGGCGCTAGCTTAACTTATGTGGGTAGTAAGGTAAAAGCTTGTGAACGTGTCGGTTTTGAGTCTACGCTTGTTAAAATGTCAAATACCACCAGTGAGATAGAATTGTTAGACAAAATAAAGGAGCTAAATACGAATCCTGATATTGATGGCTTCATTGTGCAATTGCCATTGCCACCACAAATAAACACTCAAAAAGTATTACTGGCTGTTAATCCAGATAAAGATGTCGATGGTTTTCATCCTATGAATTTTGGTAAAATGGCTTTAGACATGTCAACGTTTATTCCCGCAACGCCGTTTGGAATATTAGAATTACTAGATCGTTATGGCGTTGAAACTAATGGGAAACATACCGTAGTTATTGGTCGTTCTCATATTGTGGGTAGACCCATGAGTATTTTAATGGGTAGAAAAGGGTTTCCTGGAAATTCTACCGTTACTTTAACACACAGTCATACCAAAAACATCACACAAATTACATCTCAAGCAGATATTATTATTTCGGCATTAGGGGTTCCAGATTTTCTTAAAGCTGAAATGGTAAAAGACGATGTGGTTATTATTGATGTAGGCATTACACGTGTGCCAGATGAAAGCAAACCTAGAGGTTATAGAATTACAGGAGATGTTGATTTTGCCAATGTCTCTAAAAAAGCAAGTTTTATAACACCCGTTCCTGGAGGTGTGGGACCAATGACCATTGCTATGCTACTAAAAAACACCTTACTTGCCAGAGAGCAACATATGATGTAG
- a CDS encoding RNA polymerase sigma factor — protein MGKQLHDNICEERLFSSIFNKHSKNLHDFLYYKFGDLLNPKDKVQEAFIKLWQNCTKISPDKAKSFLFTTANNMMLNEVAHQKVVLKHQQTKPKQYTNESPEFLMQESEYYDKLQKALANLTEAQRVAFMMNRVEGKRFKEIAALLDISTKAVEKRIYGALKKLRKDIKEL, from the coding sequence ATGGGCAAACAACTACATGATAATATTTGCGAAGAGCGACTGTTTTCATCTATTTTTAATAAGCATTCTAAAAATTTACACGATTTTTTATACTATAAGTTTGGTGATTTACTAAACCCCAAGGATAAAGTGCAGGAAGCCTTTATAAAGCTCTGGCAAAATTGCACAAAAATCTCACCCGATAAAGCAAAGAGTTTCTTATTTACCACTGCCAATAATATGATGCTAAATGAAGTGGCACACCAAAAAGTAGTTTTAAAACACCAACAAACCAAACCGAAACAGTATACCAATGAGAGTCCTGAATTTTTAATGCAGGAAAGCGAATATTATGATAAACTGCAAAAAGCACTGGCCAATTTAACCGAAGCACAACGCGTTGCCTTTATGATGAACCGTGTAGAAGGAAAACGTTTTAAGGAGATTGCAGCACTTTTAGACATATCGACGAAAGCAGTTGAAAAACGTATTTATGGCGCTTTAAAAAAGTTACGGAAGGATATTAAGGAACTTTAA
- the ffh gene encoding signal recognition particle protein, producing MFNNLSDKLDKALHVLKGHGSITEVNVAETLKEVRRALLDADVNFKIAKEFTTRVKERAIGQDVLTTLQPGQLMVKIVKDELTQLMGGDAEGLNLSGNPSVILMSGLQGSGKTTFSGKLANFLKTKKTKKPLLVACDVYRPAAIDQLHVVGEQIGVEVFSDRGNTDPVAISQAGIAHAKANGFNVVIIDTAGRLAVDEVMMNEISNIHKAVQPQETLFVVDAMTGQDAVNTAKAFNDVLNFDGVILTKLDGDTRGGAAISIKSVVNKPIKFIGTGEKMEAIDVFYPARMADRILGMGDVVSLVERAQEQFDEVEARKLQKKIAKNQFGFDDFLKQIQQIKKMGNMKDLMGMIPGAGKMMKDVDIDDDAFKGIEAIIHSMTPKERTNPSIINSSRKIRIGKGSGTSVQQVNQLLKQFNQMSKMMKMMQGGGGKKMMQMMKGVR from the coding sequence ATGTTTAATAATTTAAGCGATAAATTAGATAAAGCCTTACACGTTCTAAAAGGGCATGGAAGCATCACAGAAGTTAATGTTGCCGAAACCTTAAAAGAGGTGCGTCGTGCCTTATTAGATGCCGATGTTAACTTTAAAATAGCTAAAGAGTTTACCACAAGAGTTAAGGAAAGGGCGATTGGTCAAGACGTTTTAACGACCTTGCAGCCTGGGCAGCTCATGGTGAAAATCGTTAAAGACGAGCTTACCCAACTTATGGGTGGTGATGCCGAAGGACTCAACCTGTCGGGCAATCCAAGTGTTATTTTAATGTCAGGTTTGCAAGGTTCTGGTAAAACCACGTTTTCTGGTAAACTGGCTAATTTTCTTAAGACTAAAAAAACAAAGAAACCGTTATTGGTAGCCTGTGATGTATATCGTCCTGCCGCGATAGATCAGTTGCACGTCGTTGGCGAGCAAATAGGCGTAGAGGTATTTAGTGATAGGGGCAATACAGATCCTGTTGCGATTTCTCAAGCAGGTATAGCACATGCAAAGGCGAACGGATTTAATGTGGTTATTATAGATACTGCGGGTCGTTTGGCTGTAGATGAGGTCATGATGAATGAAATCTCCAACATTCATAAAGCCGTTCAACCCCAAGAAACTTTGTTCGTAGTAGATGCTATGACGGGTCAAGATGCGGTGAATACGGCCAAGGCATTTAACGATGTGTTGAATTTTGACGGGGTTATCCTTACTAAATTAGATGGTGATACTCGTGGTGGAGCTGCCATTTCTATTAAATCTGTAGTAAATAAACCGATTAAGTTTATTGGTACAGGAGAGAAAATGGAAGCCATTGATGTGTTCTATCCCGCACGTATGGCAGATCGTATTTTGGGCATGGGAGATGTGGTGTCTTTAGTAGAGCGTGCTCAAGAACAATTTGATGAAGTCGAAGCTAGAAAACTCCAAAAGAAAATTGCCAAGAACCAATTTGGTTTTGATGATTTCTTAAAGCAGATTCAGCAAATTAAGAAAATGGGAAACATGAAAGACCTTATGGGTATGATTCCCGGTGCTGGAAAAATGATGAAAGATGTAGATATTGATGATGATGCTTTTAAGGGTATAGAAGCTATTATTCACTCCATGACGCCAAAAGAGAGAACAAATCCATCCATAATAAACTCTAGTAGAAAAATTAGAATTGGTAAAGGTTCAGGGACTTCAGTTCAGCAAGTTAATCAGCTTTTAAAGCAGTTTAACCAAATGAGTAAAATGATGAAAATGATGCAAGGTGGGGGCGGTAAAAAGATGATGCAAATGATGAAGGGGGTGCGTTAG
- the rluF gene encoding 23S rRNA pseudouridine(2604) synthase RluF: MAEDLKRINKFLSEVGYCSRREADKLIEAGRVTINGEIPEKGTKISLLDVVHVDGEAIKNEKKDFVYLAFNKPVGIVCTTDTSVEKDNIIDFINYPKRIFPIGRLDKPSEGLILLTDDGDIVNKILRASNNHEKEYIVTVDKPISQTFISRMSGGIPILDTITKKCIVEKLGTYKFRIILTQGLNRQIRRMSEYLNYNVATLQRVRIMNIKLDMPVGEYRELTPNEFEDLNDLLSESIKSYKPETQRPKRNNKR, encoded by the coding sequence ATGGCAGAAGATTTAAAACGCATCAATAAATTTTTAAGTGAAGTTGGCTATTGCTCTCGTAGAGAAGCCGATAAATTAATAGAAGCAGGACGTGTAACTATTAATGGCGAAATTCCTGAAAAAGGGACAAAGATATCATTATTAGATGTGGTTCATGTCGATGGTGAAGCCATTAAAAACGAAAAAAAAGATTTTGTTTACTTAGCTTTTAATAAGCCTGTTGGTATTGTGTGCACTACAGATACCAGTGTTGAAAAGGATAACATTATTGATTTTATTAATTACCCGAAACGAATCTTCCCTATTGGTCGCCTTGACAAACCCAGTGAAGGCTTAATACTTTTAACGGATGACGGGGATATTGTAAACAAAATTTTACGTGCAAGCAACAACCACGAGAAAGAGTATATTGTTACCGTAGATAAACCAATTTCCCAAACCTTTATAAGTAGAATGTCTGGTGGAATTCCTATTCTGGATACAATAACCAAAAAATGTATTGTTGAAAAACTGGGCACATACAAATTTAGAATCATATTAACGCAGGGCCTTAACAGACAAATTAGACGCATGAGTGAATATCTAAATTATAATGTGGCAACACTTCAACGGGTGCGCATCATGAATATTAAATTAGATATGCCTGTGGGCGAATATCGCGAACTCACTCCAAATGAATTTGAAGATTTGAATGACTTGTTAAGTGAGTCTATTAAATCTTACAAACCCGAGACTCAAAGACCAAAGCGAAACAATAAGCGCTAA
- a CDS encoding YwaF family protein: protein MNWHINQVMYLFTGVSIGSAPHIFPILIALIFAVFFIRYAKKKLQKKQQHVFLHLFGCLVCLTVLVFHVYKIFLGNYKIATDLPLYLCSFLALLIPIFTQYRKYWMYEILLFWIIAGTSQGIITPDIADGFPSFDYFRYWVVHLGLVIVILYATFVLKMKPKLSSVFKSFFALQLYVICIMFINHLLDANYFYLNKKPASASLLDYFGEWPYYIITTQIIIIPYFLLIYLPFHLSKRSYK from the coding sequence ATGAACTGGCACATAAATCAGGTAATGTATTTATTTACAGGGGTATCTATTGGTAGTGCTCCGCACATCTTTCCCATTCTTATCGCACTTATATTTGCTGTGTTTTTTATAAGGTACGCCAAAAAAAAACTTCAGAAGAAGCAACAACATGTGTTTTTACATCTATTTGGATGCTTAGTATGTTTGACTGTTTTAGTATTTCATGTTTACAAAATATTTTTAGGAAATTATAAAATAGCGACAGATTTACCTCTGTACTTATGTAGTTTTTTGGCTTTACTAATACCCATATTCACACAGTATAGAAAGTACTGGATGTATGAAATCTTATTGTTCTGGATTATCGCCGGAACCTCCCAAGGCATTATAACACCTGATATTGCTGATGGCTTTCCTAGTTTTGATTACTTTAGGTATTGGGTCGTTCATTTAGGATTGGTAATTGTCATCTTATATGCCACATTTGTATTAAAAATGAAGCCAAAGCTATCAAGTGTTTTTAAGTCTTTTTTCGCCCTTCAGCTTTATGTTATTTGTATCATGTTTATAAATCACCTCTTAGATGCAAATTATTTTTATTTAAATAAAAAGCCTGCCTCAGCGTCGTTATTAGATTATTTTGGGGAATGGCCATACTATATAATAACGACTCAAATCATTATTATTCCTTATTTCTTGTTGATTTATTTACCCTTTCATTTAAGTAAAAGGAGCTATAAGTAG
- a CDS encoding FecR family protein, whose amino-acid sequence MMNRETLISKWLNNDLNDQELQAFKNLEDYDDLVRLNSGLQAFKADDYDTSKELENVLSKITPTVIGGKTQTPTHWLKPFLRIAAVLAICFSVYYYTTTLDTKITTDLAQKTTIALPDASSVFLNAKSLLVFNKNHWKKDRDVELEGEAFFKVAKGSSFKVITKSGTVTVYGTQFNVKQRDNHFEVICYEGLVGVTYKSKETKLKPGDSFLIIDGKTIAKEKENRSTPSWLNNESTFKSLPYKTVIAEFERQYSVDFTLINIDSTQLFTGSFTHDNLEIALKSITLPLHVTYSKTNDTIILKGE is encoded by the coding sequence ATGATGAACAGAGAAACTTTAATATCGAAATGGTTAAATAATGATCTAAATGATCAGGAGCTACAAGCGTTTAAAAACCTTGAAGACTATGATGATTTAGTAAGGTTAAATTCCGGGCTACAAGCTTTTAAGGCAGATGATTACGACACTTCAAAAGAACTTGAAAACGTATTATCTAAAATTACACCGACAGTTATCGGGGGTAAAACCCAAACCCCAACACATTGGTTGAAGCCGTTTCTACGAATTGCTGCTGTTTTAGCCATTTGTTTTAGCGTGTATTATTACACCACGACTTTAGATACTAAAATCACAACGGATCTGGCTCAAAAAACAACTATTGCGCTCCCAGACGCATCCAGTGTTTTCCTCAACGCAAAATCGCTATTGGTTTTTAATAAAAACCATTGGAAAAAAGACCGTGATGTGGAACTTGAAGGCGAAGCTTTCTTTAAAGTTGCCAAAGGCTCTTCATTTAAGGTGATTACCAAATCAGGAACTGTTACCGTTTATGGTACGCAATTTAATGTAAAACAACGGGACAATCATTTTGAGGTTATTTGCTACGAAGGTTTAGTTGGAGTTACCTACAAATCGAAAGAAACAAAATTAAAACCTGGAGACAGTTTTTTAATTATTGATGGGAAAACCATTGCTAAAGAAAAAGAAAACCGCTCAACTCCTTCGTGGCTAAATAACGAAAGCACCTTTAAAAGCTTACCGTACAAAACAGTTATTGCTGAATTTGAAAGACAATACAGTGTAGATTTTACATTGATTAATATTGATTCCACACAACTTTTTACAGGTAGTTTTACTCATGATAATTTAGAAATTGCTTTAAAATCCATTACCTTACCCTTACATGTAACATATAGTAAAACCAACGATACTATCATATTAAAAGGTGAGTAA
- a CDS encoding four helix bundle protein gives MDFKKLLAYQKAFDVAMLIFEISKTFPKEETYSLTDQIRRSSRSVWANISEAYRKRRYPKHFISKLTDADGENSETNSWLDFALACEYISSEDYSKFSEQSKEIGKIINYMINNPGKFGVKIE, from the coding sequence ATGGATTTTAAAAAATTATTGGCTTATCAAAAAGCGTTTGATGTAGCTATGTTGATTTTTGAAATTTCTAAAACTTTTCCGAAAGAAGAAACATATTCGTTAACAGATCAGATTAGAAGAAGTTCTCGGTCGGTATGGGCAAATATTTCCGAAGCTTATAGAAAAAGAAGATACCCTAAACATTTTATAAGTAAACTTACAGATGCTGATGGTGAGAATTCTGAAACCAATTCTTGGTTAGATTTTGCATTGGCTTGTGAATATATTTCATCTGAAGATTACTCAAAATTTTCAGAACAAAGTAAAGAGATTGGAAAGATTATAAATTACATGATTAACAATCCAGGGAAATTTGGAGTAAAAATAGAATAG
- a CDS encoding VOC family protein: MTTDVRPFHLAIPVHNLKTCRQFYRDTLGCEEGRSSDHWADFNFFGHQLVIHYKPKENAEELHTNAVDGKAVPIPHFGVVLDWDVFKAFAERLRSQNMSFIIEPYVRFEGEMGEQATMFFYDPAGNALEFKAFKDIGQLFSK, from the coding sequence ATGACTACAGATGTTCGTCCGTTTCATTTAGCTATTCCTGTTCACAATCTAAAAACCTGTAGACAATTTTACAGAGACACCTTAGGTTGTGAAGAGGGTCGTAGCAGCGACCATTGGGCAGATTTTAATTTTTTTGGACACCAACTCGTCATTCATTATAAACCCAAAGAAAACGCTGAAGAGCTACATACCAATGCTGTGGATGGTAAAGCAGTTCCTATTCCGCATTTTGGTGTGGTTTTAGATTGGGATGTTTTTAAGGCTTTCGCGGAACGATTACGAAGTCAAAACATGTCATTTATAATTGAACCCTACGTCCGTTTTGAAGGCGAAATGGGCGAGCAAGCAACCATGTTTTTCTACGACCCCGCAGGCAATGCTTTAGAATTTAAAGCCTTTAAGGATATTGGGCAATTATTTTCCAAGTAA
- a CDS encoding alpha/beta hydrolase-fold protein produces MKQVHVLYFTLSMLIVSCDSKYFKKSDGVNINITFPDSGNSKNLDGRLLLIFSDNDEKEPRFQVTAELKAQPVFGMNVNDVSPNSTIPFDNKAFGFPYKNLSDIKAGDYFVQAVFHVYETFNLSTGHTVQLPMDNGEGQQWNRFPGNLYSTPFKITITENGMEALDIVLDQVIPPIEAPKDTAWIKHIKMKSELLSRFWGRDIYLGAHVLLPKGFNDHPEAKYPLMVFQGHFPTDFGGFRTTAPDPDLEPDYSDRFDVKGYNIMQQQEAYDFYKHWNEPDFPRFLVIEIQHPTPYYDDSYAVNSASQGPYGDALTYELIPHIEELFRGQGEGWSRFLYGGSTGGWEALAVQVKYPDEYNGCFAACPDPIDFRAYCLTNIYEDDNAYYADSKHKIIEVPAHRDYLGNISSTVKENNHLELVLGDKSRSGGQYDIWEATYSPQGEDGYPKRLWDKYSGDIDHDVAEFWKENYDLRHILERDWSKLGPNLKGKIHIYCGDMDNYYLNNAVYLMEDFLESTTDPYYDGEVDYGDRAEHCWNGDQENPNHISRLRYNSMYVPKIMKRIMESAPKDADLTSWRYK; encoded by the coding sequence ATGAAACAAGTCCATGTTCTATACTTCACTCTTTCAATGCTAATAGTAAGTTGCGATTCCAAGTATTTCAAAAAATCTGATGGTGTGAATATCAATATAACCTTTCCTGATTCCGGGAATTCTAAAAACTTAGATGGCAGATTGCTTTTAATTTTTTCTGATAATGATGAAAAGGAGCCTCGTTTTCAGGTGACGGCAGAACTTAAAGCACAACCTGTATTTGGAATGAATGTGAATGATGTTTCTCCAAATTCAACAATTCCTTTTGATAATAAGGCATTTGGGTTCCCGTATAAAAACTTAAGCGATATAAAAGCTGGTGACTATTTTGTTCAAGCTGTGTTTCATGTATATGAAACCTTCAATTTATCTACGGGACATACCGTACAATTGCCAATGGACAATGGTGAAGGACAGCAATGGAATAGATTTCCAGGAAACCTTTATAGCACACCGTTCAAAATAACAATTACTGAAAATGGTATGGAAGCGCTTGATATTGTTCTAGATCAGGTTATTCCTCCTATCGAGGCTCCAAAAGACACGGCATGGATAAAACATATTAAAATGAAATCTGAATTGCTTTCAAGGTTTTGGGGTAGAGATATCTATTTGGGAGCACACGTTTTATTGCCTAAAGGATTTAATGACCATCCGGAAGCAAAATATCCCTTGATGGTTTTTCAAGGACATTTTCCAACAGATTTTGGAGGTTTTAGAACCACAGCTCCAGACCCTGATTTGGAACCCGATTATTCAGATAGGTTTGATGTTAAAGGCTATAACATTATGCAGCAGCAAGAAGCTTACGATTTCTATAAACACTGGAACGAGCCTGATTTTCCTCGATTTCTTGTTATTGAAATTCAGCATCCAACACCTTATTATGACGATTCTTATGCGGTAAATTCGGCAAGTCAAGGGCCTTATGGCGATGCGCTTACTTATGAGTTAATTCCACATATTGAAGAACTTTTTAGAGGTCAAGGCGAAGGCTGGTCGCGTTTTTTATATGGCGGTTCCACCGGAGGCTGGGAAGCTCTGGCGGTTCAAGTAAAATATCCGGATGAATATAACGGGTGTTTTGCAGCATGTCCCGATCCAATTGATTTTAGAGCCTATTGTCTTACTAATATTTACGAAGATGATAATGCTTATTACGCTGATAGCAAGCATAAAATTATTGAGGTTCCAGCGCATAGAGATTACTTAGGAAATATAAGTTCCACAGTAAAAGAGAACAATCATTTAGAATTGGTTTTGGGTGATAAATCGAGGTCCGGTGGCCAGTATGATATTTGGGAAGCCACGTATTCACCACAGGGTGAAGATGGTTACCCCAAGCGTTTATGGGATAAGTACTCTGGTGATATTGATCATGATGTTGCTGAGTTTTGGAAGGAAAATTATGATTTAAGACATATTTTAGAACGCGATTGGTCTAAGTTAGGACCGAATTTAAAAGGAAAAATTCATATTTATTGTGGCGATATGGATAATTACTATTTAAATAATGCCGTCTATTTAATGGAAGATTTTTTAGAAAGCACCACAGATCCGTATTATGATGGTGAAGTGGACTACGGTGATAGGGCAGAACATTGCTGGAATGGCGATCAAGAAAACCCAAATCATATTTCTAGATTACGATACAATAGCATGTACGTTCCTAAAATAATGAAGCGCATCATGGAGAGTGCACCAAAGGATGCCGATCTAACGAGTTGGCGGTATAAGTAA
- a CDS encoding TonB-dependent receptor plug domain-containing protein, with the protein MSKNFNFLIFAILFFLNVANLKAQTIQEEKQLLVTVLKTLETRYNISFSFADDTIKDKRIKNPDTLLSLEDVLNLLEKETFLDFQLLDNRFVVIKKIDQGNPLHRVQNLDEVIITNYLTRGITKLNDGSVTVKPDSFGILPGLIEPDVLQTIQALPGVMSIDETVSNINIRGGTHDQNLLLWDGIKMYQSGHFFGLISAFNPYITEQVTVYKNGTSAKYGDGISSIIDIQLPNKLDQQFKAGAGFNLINADVYAKIPLSKKTELQVSTRRSITDLITTPTYDQYFNRVFQDSDLSNSNPNSISKNESFYFYDITAKFLYDISKKDKIRFHFLNVNNRLDYEEQATINDRNEALNSNLSQQNLATGITYSRNWNPKLSSTAQVYMSHYDLDATNFDIINDQRLIQENEVYDGSFKLDMTYMLNNQFNINGGYQFTEVGISNLEDVNNPEFRSYIKEVIRSHSAYGETGFLSNNAKTKLTLGTRLNYINKFNMFFAEPRLSLSQRFFNYFRFELLGEFKSQTTSQIIDLQNDFLGIEKRRWVLSNNDNIPVIKSKQVSLGVHFNKNKLLISAEGYIKKVDSITTRSQGFQNQYQFTNSIGSYEIKGVDVLLNKQFNNVISTWISYSYSTNNYTFKKLNDGNSFPNNADVRHSITFGGTYTYNDLKVALGLNWHTGKPTTQPVTNDDTNSFDAIEYQLPNSTRIEDYLRADCSATYVFDISHKVHAQIGASVWNVLNKKNIINKYYSLDDKNEVIPVENQSLGITPNLSFRVSF; encoded by the coding sequence GTGAGTAAAAACTTTAATTTTTTAATTTTTGCTATATTGTTTTTTTTGAATGTTGCCAACCTAAAAGCGCAAACTATTCAAGAAGAAAAGCAACTACTTGTTACTGTTTTAAAAACTCTTGAAACGCGCTACAATATTAGCTTTTCTTTTGCTGATGACACCATTAAAGACAAAAGAATCAAGAACCCAGATACGCTCCTTTCTTTAGAAGACGTATTAAATTTACTCGAAAAAGAAACCTTTTTAGACTTTCAATTGCTTGATAATCGGTTCGTGGTCATAAAAAAAATAGATCAAGGTAACCCGCTACATCGGGTTCAAAATTTAGACGAGGTCATTATCACCAATTACCTAACCCGAGGTATTACCAAACTAAATGATGGGTCTGTAACAGTAAAACCTGATAGCTTCGGTATTTTACCAGGTTTAATAGAACCTGATGTCTTACAAACCATACAAGCGCTTCCAGGTGTGATGAGTATTGATGAAACGGTATCAAATATAAATATCCGTGGGGGCACGCACGACCAAAACCTACTACTTTGGGACGGCATAAAGATGTATCAATCGGGGCATTTTTTCGGACTCATTTCCGCCTTCAATCCTTATATAACCGAACAAGTTACCGTTTATAAAAATGGCACAAGCGCCAAATACGGAGATGGTATATCCAGTATTATAGATATTCAATTACCTAATAAACTGGATCAGCAATTTAAGGCTGGTGCTGGTTTTAATTTAATTAATGCCGATGTGTACGCTAAAATTCCATTATCCAAAAAAACCGAATTACAAGTTTCTACACGCCGCTCCATTACAGATTTAATTACTACGCCCACCTATGATCAATATTTCAACCGGGTGTTTCAAGATTCAGATTTAAGCAATTCGAACCCAAATTCTATTTCTAAAAACGAATCGTTCTATTTTTATGACATTACGGCCAAATTTCTTTATGATATTTCAAAAAAAGACAAGATTAGATTTCATTTTTTAAATGTGAACAACCGTTTAGATTACGAAGAACAGGCCACTATAAATGACAGGAACGAAGCTTTAAACAGTAATTTATCACAACAAAACTTAGCCACGGGAATCACTTATTCCAGAAATTGGAACCCTAAGCTATCATCAACGGCACAAGTGTATATGTCTCATTATGATTTGGATGCTACCAATTTCGACATCATTAACGACCAGCGCTTAATTCAAGAAAATGAGGTATATGACGGTTCTTTTAAGCTAGACATGACTTATATGCTGAATAATCAATTCAACATAAATGGTGGCTATCAATTTACTGAAGTTGGTATTAGCAACCTTGAAGATGTTAATAATCCAGAATTTAGGAGTTATATAAAAGAAGTGATTCGTAGCCATTCAGCATATGGGGAAACTGGTTTTTTATCAAACAATGCCAAAACAAAATTAACATTAGGGACGCGTTTAAATTACATCAATAAGTTTAATATGTTTTTTGCTGAACCCAGATTAAGTTTGAGTCAGCGTTTCTTTAATTATTTTAGATTTGAATTACTAGGAGAATTTAAAAGTCAGACCACGTCTCAAATCATCGATTTACAAAATGATTTTTTGGGCATTGAAAAACGGCGTTGGGTATTGTCGAATAATGATAATATTCCTGTTATAAAGAGCAAACAAGTCTCCTTAGGGGTTCATTTTAATAAAAACAAATTATTGATTAGTGCCGAAGGGTACATCAAAAAAGTGGATAGTATAACCACTAGAAGCCAGGGCTTTCAAAATCAATATCAATTTACAAATAGTATTGGTAGTTATGAAATTAAAGGCGTTGATGTATTGTTAAATAAACAATTCAATAATGTTATAAGCACATGGATATCCTATTCGTATAGCACAAACAATTATACATTTAAGAAGCTAAACGATGGAAATTCATTCCCAAATAATGCGGACGTAAGGCACTCCATAACTTTTGGTGGCACGTACACCTATAACGATTTAAAAGTAGCCTTAGGATTGAACTGGCATACTGGTAAACCTACAACACAACCTGTAACAAATGACGATACGAATAGTTTTGATGCGATAGAATATCAACTTCCCAATTCCACTAGAATAGAAGATTATTTACGAGCAGACTGCTCTGCGACCTATGTCTTTGACATAAGCCATAAGGTACATGCCCAAATAGGTGCTTCCGTTTGGAACGTTTTGAATAAAAAGAATATTATAAATAAATATTACAGTTTAGATGATAAAAATGAAGTTATTCCAGTGGAAAATCAATCCTTAGGCATAACCCCAAATTTGAGCTTTAGGGTTAGCTTTTAA